From one Perca flavescens isolate YP-PL-M2 chromosome 19, PFLA_1.0, whole genome shotgun sequence genomic stretch:
- the LOC114545564 gene encoding protein FAM111A: MPSKKNNPPKKQKTRDIASFFSIPDRVHRQSTQPDGATGGAKSRSAGSDPGHGAKFSQPSKDAGSNLGGATGSQTRSQARVKEENGVDLMGEHLHRITVKFNTTGSTKYTIDCDHPRTVLEVIKSTENYEKKMKKYSDENIVIHLGKARESIVATHFPCTCIKSGESLIISGEPEKVEVTQDQFYKPIQIRDKYSVFYIDTVGGKYTKQKKLFRNNAVKEFKYLCVYGEKGLTVKEALKRDGRFIDELDNFTLTDNADPDSITECTQKVDNLHKKQFKICLPRNKRASSERRQDNSGASNISLQKCDTTPVVDVVQQRGISVRAAVEKGGNNVDNKEIYEILRRQFPDLKQCMESRFPDDSYQKALNLRKENFGKIQQSFSEVHRVRKLLKLGESVCKVVVKNVCEGTGFVLFDNFILTNAHLFKGCVEGQKLKEGIDVYFLFNYEDPEPHINYYYFELAHRNIYGTDIGLDYAVLELNPESQKSNHSTQTKKMKVPPGLLKVFGPMPRDGEACIIGHPAGGLKKMDPTFIIEKEKRVQAVHDHLHPYKDSIVTLLSISHLIKEQGIENIMMGGKTADKVVTYDTFMYHGSSGSPVFDAHGRVFGLHTAGYAYGFPNPNKSVIEFAQPLLTIFKHFVSTLKGSGKDELLERVNKEVKGNSDLEKVFKSMVELKESRQILEDEPADPEELLDIEPMDID; encoded by the exons ATGCCTTCCAAAAAGAACAATCCTCCAAAGAAGCAAAAGACGCGGGACATCGCGTCATTTTTCAGCATACCT GACAGAGTACACAGACAGAGTACACAGCCAGATGGAGCTACAGGTGGAGCTAAGAGCAGATCTGCAGGGTCTGATCCAGGTCACGGAGCCAAATTCTCTCAGCCAAGCAAAGATGCAGGATCCAATCTAGGTGGAGCTACAGGCTCTCAG ACACGCAGCCAAGCGAGAGTGAAAGAGGAGAATGGTGTTGATCTCATG GGCGAACATTTACATCGTATCACGGTGAAATTCAATACTACTGGCAGTACAAAATACACTATTGACTGCGATCATCCTCGCACAGTGCTGGAGGTGATAAAATCAACTGAAAACTatgagaagaagatgaagaagtattcagatgaAAATATTGTGATACACCTGGGTAAAGCAAGGGAATCAATTGTTGCAACACATTTCCCTTGTACTTGTATCAAGAGTGGTGAGTCTCTGATCATATCAGGTGAACCAGAAAAGGTTGAAGTGACCCAAGACCAATTTTACAAACCAATACAGATAAGGGACAAGTATTCTGTCTTTTACATTGATACAGTGGGAGGAAAATACACCAAACAAAAGAAGCTTTTTAGAAACAATGCTGTCAAAGAGTTCAAATATCTGTGTGTCTATGGGGAGAAGGGGCTGACTGTCAAAGAGGCTCTGAAAAGAGACGGTCGCTTCATTGATGAACTCGACAACTTCACTCTGACTGACAATGCGGATCCAGATTCCATCACTGAATGCACACAAAAGGTTGACAACCTACATAAAAAACAATTCAAGATATGTCTTCCACGGAATAAGAGGGCAAGTTCTGAAAGACGGCAGGATAACTCTGGTGCATCAAATATATCACTTCAAAAGTGTGACACGACACCAGTTGTAGATGTAGTACAGCAGAGAGGAATTAGTGTCAGAGCAGCAGTTGAAAAAGGTGGCAACAATGTCGACAACAAGGAGATTTATGAAATACTGCGTCGCCAGTTTCCAGATCTCAAACAATGTATGGAGAGTAGATTCCCTGATGATTCTTATCAGAAAGCACTGAACCTAAGGAAGGAAAACTTTGGGAAGATCCAACAGTCATTCAGTGAAGTTCACAGAGTCAGGAAGCTGCTGAAACTGGGCGAGTCAGTTTGCAAAGTGGTTGTTAAGAATGTTTGTGAGGGAACAGGCTTTGTGCTGTTTGACAACTTCATCTTGACCAACGCACACCTATTCAAAGGTTGTGTCGAAGGACAAAAGTTGAAGGAGGGTATAGATGTGTACTTTCTCTTTAACTATGAAGATCCTGAGCCGCACATAAATTACTACTACTTTGAGCTGGCTCACCGTAACATCTACGGCACTGATATTGGTCTCGATTATGCCGTACTTGAGCTCAATCCTGAGAGCCAGAAATCAAACCactcaacacaaacaaagaaaatgaaggTGCCACCAGGACTCCTGAAGGTTTTTGGTCCAATGCCTCGGGATGGTGAAGCCTGTATTATTGGTCACCCAGCAGGAGGACTGAAAAAAATGGATCCTACATTTATCattgagaaagagaagagggttCAGGCTGTCCATGATCATTTACATCCATACAAAGACAGTATTGTAACTCTTCTCTCAATCAGTCACCTTATTAAAGAGCAAGGGATTGAAAACATAATGATGGGTGGAAAAACAGCAGACAAAGTAGTGACCTACGACACTTTCATGTATCACGGCTCTTCTGGCTCCCCAGTGTTTGATGCTCATGGTCGAGTCTTTGGTTTACACACCGCAGGATATGCATATGGGTTTCCAAACCCTAACAAAAGTGTCATAGAGTTCGCCCAACCTTTGCTTACTATATTTAAACACTTTGTGAGTACGCTAAAAGGAAGTGGAAAGGATGAGCTGTTGGAGAGAGTTAACAAAGAGGTGAAGGGAAACTCAGACCTAGAAAAGGTCTTCAAGTCTATGGTTGAGCTGAAGGAAAGCAGACAGATACTTGAGGATGAGCCAGCAGACCCTGAGGAGCTTTTGGACATTGAGCCAATGGATATTGATTAA